From the genome of Rhizobacter sp. AJA081-3:
GCATGGTGTTCAGGAAGCCCAGGCCGATCGCCTCGGCCGCCTCGAACTGCCCTTTCGGAATCGCCTCGATGCCGGCGCGGAAGATCTCCGCCGTGTACGCGCAGGACACCAGCGACAGCGCCGTGGCCGCCGCCGCGAACGACGACAGCCGAACGCCGACGAAGGGCAGCGCGTAGTACACGAGCACCAGCAGCACCAGCAGCGGGATGGAGCGGAACACGTCAATGTAGACACGCGCCGCCGCGCGCAGCGGTGCCACGCCGTACAGCCGCAGCAGCGCCATCAGCAGCCCGCTGACCATGCCCGCGACGATGCTCACCAGACCCAGCAGCACCGTGACCCCCAGCCCCTCGAACAGCAGCGGCAGCGCATCGCGCAGCACGCGCCAGTTGAAGAAGGTGGTGATCAGGTCCACGGGCTGGGGCGGGCGCTCTGCGCGGGCTCAGTGCCCTACTTCGGCATGTCCAGCACCTTCACCGTGGCGCCATCGGCCGGCGGCATGCTGCCGAACCACTTCTGGTGCGTCTTGGCGATGAAGCCTTCCTTCTTCAGCGTGGTCAGCGCGTCGTTGACCTTGGCGGCGTCGGCGAAGTTCTTCGCGAACATGAACGAGTAGCGCTCGCCGGTCGGAATGCGGCCGGCCACGCGATACTGCGGCTTGTCCTTGATGTAGTACTCGACGGCCGGGATGTCGCTGATGTAGCCGTCGATGCGGCCGGCGGCCAGGTCGAGCATCGCCGGGGCCAGGCCCTCGTAGCGCGAGATCTTGGCGATCTTGTACTTGCCGGTGTTCTCGGTGGCCCAGATGTCGCCGGTCGAGGCGGTGTCCACGCCGACCGTCTTGCCCGAGAGGTCTTCGAGCTTGTTGATTGGGC
Proteins encoded in this window:
- a CDS encoding amino acid ABC transporter permease, which encodes MDLITTFFNWRVLRDALPLLFEGLGVTVLLGLVSIVAGMVSGLLMALLRLYGVAPLRAAARVYIDVFRSIPLLVLLVLVYYALPFVGVRLSSFAAAATALSLVSCAYTAEIFRAGIEAIPKGQFEAAEAIGLGFLNTMRDVVLPQALRIVTPPLTSNCINVLKDTALASVVAMPDLLKQATQAQALAANPTPLIGAALLYLALLLPLVRLVGHFEARHREATR
- a CDS encoding transporter substrate-binding domain-containing protein, yielding MKFRRFAAVFALAATMAAPALAAEWTVGANIGNVPWEFQDAQGKFVGFEIDLVNEVAKRTGNTVKIENIPFNGLFPAVLSGRIQIAISSITITPKRLETLAFAQPYYDSDQSLSVLKASPINKLEDLSGKTVGVDTASTGDIWATENTGKYKIAKISRYEGLAPAMLDLAAGRIDGYISDIPAVEYYIKDKPQYRVAGRIPTGERYSFMFAKNFADAAKVNDALTTLKKEGFIAKTHQKWFGSMPPADGATVKVLDMPK